In a single window of the Rhizoctonia solani chromosome 16, complete sequence genome:
- a CDS encoding RNA-directed DNA polymerase from mobile element jockey: protein MLANTQHGLTIKHARILYLTRVIPILTNGSPLWFLGRRQKSLLEPLRKVQNQGLRWLLGAFKTTPISCLEHLASIPPLHITCKKLVMNYLAKLRTIPKLSEVAKWLPTSWDTHTHTLNSNRCNNSKSLQSPIHFIASHSNPQIEFVSPYLNHLSNPSILFPDQIKIKDTTNGLKCNIYCNKILSKISILKECHASILGYSDGHAAVSNGIWKVGVGYIIHAEKRTLLLLVGIGLQANIYNAEMLGILLAFMKAKQIAENQGYCKICIYCNNQSAVKHCGKYGHWT from the coding sequence ATGCTAGCCAACACACAGCATGGTCTGACCATCAAGCATGCGCGCATCCTATACCTTACCCGTGTCATCCCAATCCTCACAAATGGATCCCCTCTGTGGTTTCTGGGGCGCAGGCAGAAGTCATTGCTTGAACCACTTAGGAAGGTCCAGAACCAAGGATTGAGATGGCTCCTTGGAGCCTTCAAGACCACACCTATCTCCTGTCTTGAACACCTAGCTTCTATCCCACCTTTGCACATCACATGCAAAAAGCTTGTCATGAATTACTTGGCTAAACTAAGAACCATCCCCAAACTGTCTGAGGTTGCTAAATGGCTCCCTACATCATGGGACACGCATACACACACCCTTAATAGCAACAGATGCAACAACTCCAAAAGCCTACAGTCACCCATCCATTTCATTGCATCACATAGCAACCCACAGATAGAGTTTGTCTCCCCATACCTCAATCACCTGTCAAACCCATCCATACTGTTCCCAGatcaaatcaaaatcaaggatACCACCAATGGCCTCAAATGCAACATATACTGCAACAAAATCCTATCCAAAATCAGCATACTCAAAGAATGCCATGCCAGCATTCTTGGCTACTCAGATGGGCATGCGGCAGTGTCCAATGGCATTTGGAAAGTTGGCGTTGGCTACATTATACATGCTGAAAAAAGGACTCTGTTGTTGTTGGTTGGTATTGGACTGCAAGCAAACATCTACAATGCAGAAATGCTGGGCATATTGCTAGCATTCATGAAAGCAAAACAAATAGCTGAAAATCAAGGTTATTGCAAGATTTGTATATACTGCAACAACCAGTCTGCTGTAAAACACTGTGGAAAGTATGGGCACTGGACATAG